The genome window AGCCGTTGCGGCGCATCTCGTCGATCAGGATGTTGTAGCGGCGGTTGGAAGCGATGAGGATGGTCGCGTCCGCGTTCTCGCGCGCCATCGACCACAGGGCCTGCACCGTGTAGAGCGCGCTGCCGTCCGATTGCAGGCCCACGACCTTGCGGTCCGGCGCGGCGACGGCGGCACCGAACGCGGCCGGGATGCCCTGCCCGATCGCGCCGCCGGTCAGCACGATGCTGGCATGGCGCGAGGTCCGCGCGGCGATGGCGTTGAAGGGAAAGGCCAGGGTCTTGCCCTCGGCCGAGATGATGGCCTGGTCCGGCAGCCAGGCGGCCACCACGCGCGCGGCGCTCTCGGGCGTCAGGTTCTCGCCCAGGTCCTGGTCGGTCACGCGTTCGACCGTCTCCAGGCCGCGCCGGGCCAGTTTCAGATCATCGGCCAGGGCCGCCAGCGTGGCCGCGCCGCCCCGCCCTTCCTGGCACAGCTCGACCATGCGCGCCGGATCGCCCAAGTAGCTGGGGTAGCCCTCCACGCCGAAGAACGCCACCGGACGCCGCGCGCCGACCAGCGCCACGAGGTCGAAGCCCAGCAGATAGGCATGGGCCTGTTCGGCCGCGGGATTGAAGCGGCGGATGGCCGGCAGGCCGCCGCCATGTTCGCTGCGCGCGGGGAAGGTCTCACCCACGACCTCGACGTTGGCCAGGCCCCGGAACCGCAGCGCCTCCATCAGCGCCGGCTCGTGCAGGGCGTCGCCTCCCAGCAGCAGCAGGATCTTCCTACCCGCGGCGACGTGGGCCGCCACCTGTTCGACCAGGCCGGCATCGAGCATCGCCGGCGTATCCGGCGCGCGGGCGGCGAAGACCGGCTCGTCC of Pigmentiphaga sp. H8 contains these proteins:
- a CDS encoding acetolactate synthase large subunit — protein: MNASDRQTGAEWLLRSAAASGIEVCFANPGTTELPFVGAMDAVPQVRPILCAFEGVCSGAADGYYRMRGTPAMTLTHLGPGFANAIANLHNARRAGSSVYNVIGEHMSWHVEADPPLASDIESLARPVSAGVYRADSPASLVMSVRQSLANAMAPQGGIHTLILPMDLQATAMDEPVFAARAPDTPAMLDAGLVEQVAAHVAAGRKILLLLGGDALHEPALMEALRFRGLANVEVVGETFPARSEHGGGLPAIRRFNPAAEQAHAYLLGFDLVALVGARRPVAFFGVEGYPSYLGDPARMVELCQEGRGGAATLAALADDLKLARRGLETVERVTDQDLGENLTPESAARVVAAWLPDQAIISAEGKTLAFPFNAIAARTSRHASIVLTGGAIGQGIPAAFGAAVAAPDRKVVGLQSDGSALYTVQALWSMARENADATILIASNRRYNILIDEMRRNGYELASPPVRDLLQLSRPELDWQGMAAGFGVQAERATTVSELRRSFRRAMAERGPRLIEVMLP